The genomic window GTTGGGTTTTCCTAGAAGGCTCTGGATGGAGAGCAGAATGGTCCTGACGTCATATAGGGCAGACCACTTGTCCTTCAGGATGTCCAGGCATATGCTACCCTGGGTGTCCACGTTGGGGTGGTAGCAGGGTGTGAGGAATTTCACCGTGGGCGCATTGTAAGGGTAGCCACCGGGGAACTCTAGTGAGAGCTTATACCTCAGGTCTTCATATACTGTTCCAGCTGCTCCATGAATGGTCCCTACCCATTTGAAAAGGTTGTCTGATTCAGGAAAGGCAGAAATCCCTTTATCGCCAGACATGAGGGTCATCAGCTCCTGCTGTAGCCTTTTGCCCACGGGACCCCGGGCGGCGCCCCCGCTCAGCTCGGCTCCTTTACCGGCGGCGGTGACGCTAGTGGCTGCTGGGTCGCAGTTTTGGGAAGCCATCCGGGTGTTGTTGGCAGAGAGACAGGAACTCTGAGCACACGACTGCAACTGCCACTATTGTTTTCAAATAGAGCTAATGGACTCCAtctttctcttttacttctaAGATAATTTGGACTGGTTTAAAGTCCCAATATTATATTGCTTCTGGAACCCTGTCGATATTTTCTGATCTTAGCCAATTAAGACAATTTGCTTTTCAGAGGGTGAAAAATAACCCTTTAGCTTCTTTATTAAAAGACTGCTTATGTGTTATTTCTGTGACTAAATTGTGTGCCATTGTCACATATTCAAGCCGGGTTTCCTTTGATTTTATTATCCCCTGAGCTCCCTCAGTGAGCCCTGACTTACCTGTGACCCTCtggttacaaaagaaaaaattttaaagttgtaGTGGAAGAATGCATGATTTGTAAAAAGTGTGACACTTGGGAAGAAAATTActtcatttttctataaattagttATGGACTCATGTTTGATAGAGGCTTAGGCTGATAAGTGGCTTAGTTTTTTGATATAGCAGTCTAAAAGGTTATATTTTAATACTAATCTatttttgtgatatgtgtatgttGCAAATTCAGCTTCTGAACTCTCtaaatttcttcccattttccttccAAGCTTGTTTCAggtttctctgtgtctcttctgGACACTTGCAATTGCCTCCTAATTGGACTTCTTCATTCCCTTTTCTAATTCATTGCCAGTGTTGTTGCTAGCGTGATTATTCAGCTATTTATGGCTGTGAACAAACCATTCAAAGTTAGTAGTATAAACagcaatcattttattatattcatgGATTCTAGGAGTCAGAAATTGTGATAGGTTATAGTAGGGATGGCTTGTCTCTACTCCTCAGTGTCTGAGGCTTAATTTGGGATTATTTAAACAGCTGGGGGTGACAAATGGCTGGAGACAGAAATCCTCTAGAAGTTCTTTTACTCACCTGTCTGGTGTCTTGGCAGAGATGACTAGAAGGTTTGGATTGCTGACAGATGTGCCTACGGACTTCTCCAGAATGGTGTAATTGGAATCCTTAAATGGAATTTGGCTTATTCCAGAGTGAGCCTCCAAAGAGAACCAGATAGAAGATATATGACCTTTGGCTTTGAAAGTGAAATAGTATCACTTCTGTCAATCCATGTTGGTTGAAGCGGTTACAAGCTTGCCCAGATTCAAGAGGAAGGAACATAGATTCCACCCATTGATAGGAGAAATGTCAAATAATCTGTGGTGCTTGAAACAAAACCacattgatttttagaaaatataaatctgaTAAGTGATTTCCCtgaaaaaatactttctttcatCCTTCACAATAGACTAGATTCAAGCTCTTGTTCTGAATATAAAATACTTATGGCAACACAGCAATAATCCCATTCAAGGCATAAATGATAAAAAGATCATAGTGCCAAAGAAAGATAAACTACATAGTAAAATGCCTTAAAcatgaaatataaacataaagCTATGTGACAAAATGTCATAGACAAAGTTAAAATGACAAAAGACAAACTATGTAAGTTTTCATAGTTTGAAATTATGTGACCTATACAGGATTATATCAATGCACAGAGAGTGcttacaaattaataagaaaaagacaaatagctCAATAGATAAATGGGCAAATGACATAgacatttataagaaaaagaaatacatacaatGAAACATACATATGAAAAGTTACCAGACTGATACTTAgtgaaatataatttagaaagtaatatttttgctttgttttaatgtAACATTGGCAAAGATTTAAAGAGTTTTGTAGAAACCCTGGGGAAGCGAGCATTTTCATTCAGTACTTTTGATGCAGGATGTTGTAATAAACATTCTggaagacattttggtaatatgtataaaaaaatcttaaatatgtGTTCCCATGATATCATAATTCAAAATCTAGGAATTTAACCTCAGGAAGTACTTGAAGAAATGCACAAAGCTAAATGAAATATCTATGGGGACTTTGCTTAACACATTATAATGCAACCATTTAATGGAATATACATAGTAATATGTGTACATAACTTAAAAGTCAAATAGTACCACAGGTGTTAACACAAAACAATACTTGCCAATCATTCTTTCTCACCCAATACCCTTCTCACTAGAAGTGGCAGCCTTCAACTTATTTAActattaatttttctgaaatttgtcTTCATGTTTGAAAACAATACGCTATACTACCACTTAATTGATTTTCCCAATTAGAGATTATATGTCGACTTTGTTATGTAAGGTAAGGATTCCGCTCTCTAAATTCATTCCCAAACACCCACATTTTTTCCTAGATCCTCCTTATGATATATTTCTCACGTTTTATGGTAAAATCAATATTTACTCAGTGGTATGTAATTGTAGTCCTAGCAAATTGTCTCCTTTCATCTGAAATAGTTCCTcgtctttccttgtctttcatgacattgatATTTTTGAGGTATACGGGCCAGTTGTTTCATAAATGTTCCTTGGTTTGGGCTTGTCTGTTTTCTCAGCATTGGATTCCAATTGTGCATTTTCAGCAGGAATATAATGAAGGTGATGTTGTGCCCTCAGAGCATTGCCTTGTATATGATGCAAATTTCTAATACTGGTGATCTCTAGAATCACTCCTTCTTGAACCCTGAGCCACCATTTAAGAAGTCTGACTACCCCGAGGGTCCATGCTTTGAGAAAGCTTAGGCTAGTCATGTGGAGAAAGCACATGAAAAAAGAGATGCCTAGTCACCTCCCAACTCTTTCAGCCCCCAGCAACTTAGTCACCTCAGCTGAGGTTTCAGATGTCATAGAAAAAGAGGTGGATCTTCTCCACTATGCCATAtttgaattcctgacccatagaattatgatatatattaatacattgttTTATGTGTCAAAAAATCAGCATTCACTCAATGTATTATCTTGACtctgtaaatatgtttaagaaaatatttttccaaaggacttgaacttttaaattttctatgaaATCAAAAATGCTTTCTTGTTTGCTTAGTTTTCAATGAACACAAcactaattatttttcaaattctctGAAAGAAGTGTAAAACtcttttcaatattaaaaaacacATCAGGTACTCtactagtttttttgttgttgttgtttgttttctggaacGATACCTCTCTTGGTACCCTACCCCCAGCCACCATTACTTGATCTATTTTTTTAACCATAAATtgcttatttattatatattgtatttattgTATGCCTTCTCTACTAGAGTGAAAGTTCCACAAGGGACAatcatttttgtctgttttatatgCTAATATACTTCAAGCATTTAGTACTCAAAAGATTTTACATCCATATATCCTCAACAGAttctatattttacttttgaTAAATTGTTAAATACAGAATCTAaggttggaaataatttttcttcataattatgaatatgttaggttggtgcaaaagtaactgtagCTTTTGCAGCTGAAAGTAATGAgaaggctgggcgctgtggctcaagcctgtaatcccagcactttgggaggccaaggcaggcagatcacaagatcaggagatcgagaccatcttggctaacaaggtgagacccggtctctactaaaactagaaaaaattagccgggcgtggtggtgggcgcctgtagtcccagctactcaggagactgaggcaggagaatggcttgagcccgggaggcggagcttgcagtgagccgagatcgcgccactgcactccagcctgggcgacagagtgagactccatctcaaaaaaaaaaaggaaaaactgcaATAACTTTTCACCaacctaaataattttttattgctttcaaGGTTCTAGAGAAGACttgcatcattcttttttttttttttttatgttttctgaatgAATAGCCTTGATGATTAATtctatgtgtcaacttgactgggccacaggtgCCCAGATTAAACATAATTTCTGGTTGCAAGGgtatttttggatgagattagTGTTTGAATTGGTGTACTCAATAAAATTGATAGTCTtccccaatgtgggtgggcatcatccaatccaaaAGTCCTAAAAAGAACAGTCTCACTGCTGGGCCTGAGACATCTGATCTTTTACTGCCCTTCGATTGGGATATACACCATTGACTTCCCAGTTCTTAGGCCTTTGGACTCATACTGAATTACCCCACTGGATTTCCTGGGTCTCTAGTTTGCAGATGGCAGTTTGAGGGATTTAGCCTTCCTTAATGCATGAGTCCATTTCTCATAATAAACCTCTTTGTATTTGTCTATACATCTATCAATCTACCTctcatcctattggttctgtttcactggagaaccctgactaatacagtattaTATTTACATAGTTCAAAATTCAAATCTATATGGAAGGTATACACAGAGAATTCTCACTCTGTCAAAAGAGTGTCTTGTCCAGCCTTTGGATTTTTGAAAATCCAGGAGGTGAGAAATGGTATCTGAGTGAAGGATTAATTTGTGCTTCTCATTATGAAGTCAGGCATCTTTTACTATATTTAAGGGCCATGTCTACTTCTTTTGTCAATTGCTTGTTCATGTTGTTTGCCTATTTTTGTCTATGtttttgtgactttttctttctccttgtgtTTTCATATTCActtaatatttcaatttttaaagtacttttcatGATGTGAACAGTTTTGTATAAACCTGTGAAATATATTTGAGTAGTGTTTGAACTCTAAActgatagttttacttcttccatcTGCCTTCAAAACAGGGCCAGGGTGGACATGTTCCAAATTGAATTACTCCATAAAACAGAATCTCAGATAAACAATGActtccaaatattaaaaataaatatgcaaataattttaattaatgtaacATAGTTTGGTAGATTTTGTATGAGCTGGTCATAGCTTTTTAATAGATATGTAACTCCCTTTTAAAGGATTTCATAGACAAAATGTTCCACATTATATGAATTTCTCTGAAACACAGAATTGAATTTCAGCTCCTTTAGATTCCATTCTTACCTAAAATGTGTGTACCACATTATATCTGCTAGTCACAACAGTCTTTTGGCAATAATGTAAACTGTGAGCACTCAGACCAGATCagaatatatttattgttttgttagaaagcacccagttcatgttCAATGGAGATTACATTGTTTAGCAAcctgaggaaaaaaattttaaagatgtgaATGGGATACTTTAGGTAGTATCTCTTTTCCAGATAGTAGAGATAAATTGTAAATTTCAGGGATAAAAACAATAAAGGTGAAATTTTGGCCTGAAATTGTCATATGCAAAAACATCCCCAATTTATTTAAACCTGTTTAAATTCAATTTCCAATTACTTAAGCTTTTATTACAGGTTCAGCATTCCTAATCTAAAAATCCAAAACGCTCCAAAATCAAACTCTTTGAGTACTGACATGATACCACAAGTGAAAACTTCCACACCTGACATCTTTGCTTTCTCATGATTCATTGCACACGAactttttcatttacaaaattattaaaaatattgtataaaataccTCCTAGCTATGTGTATAatgtgtatattaaatataaatgtatttcatgtttagacttgggtctcaccctcaaaatatctcattatgtatatggttttcaaatctcatcctgaattgtagctcccataattcccacgtattgtgggagggacatggtgagagataattgactcgtgggggcagtttccctcatactgttcttgtggcagtgaataagtctcatgagatctgatggttttatcagcgGTTTCCACTtttgtctttctcattctctttttgcctgctgccatccatgtaagatgagACTTGATCctccttgccctctgccatgatcgttgaggcttccccagccacgtggaactgtaagtccattgtaaacctctttcttttttgaattgctcagtctcgggtatgtctttatcagcagaatgaaaatgaaatacatgTATCTTCAAATATTCCAAAAGTTGAAGAAACCTGGAATTTACTTCTAATCTTGAACATTTTAGATAAGGGACACTCAacttgtatgtatattttatctcattgTGTGTGGTCACTTGAGAAAAGTTAATACGATCGGAACCAAAGAGAGAGATCAATATGTAGTGTGATAATCTATTTTTACTATTCTCAAACCCAGGGTTTAGTAGGTAGTGTTTTTCTTATGAACAGGTTGTatatcgatgatagactggataaagaaaatggggtacatatatggattaaaaaaaagtggtacatatacagcatgaAATACCAggtggccataaaaaggaatgagttcatgtcctttgcaggggcatggatgaagctggaagccataatcctcagcaaactagcacaggaacagaaaaccaaacaccatatgttcttacttataaatgagagttgaacattgagaactcATGGACGCAGAGAGGGGAACAAttcataccagggcctgttggggggtggaggATGAGGGGAGGAAACCTAGAGGATGAGTCagtaggtgcagtaaaccaccatggcacacgtatacctatgtaacttgcatgctctgcacatgtatcctgttttatttttgtttttgttgtttttttagaagaaaagaatagATTGCTTAGACTGTAATGGGAAATAATAAAAGGATGTCTTTCTTACATCTGCATCAAGTATTCACCTTCCACCCTAGTTATACAATTAAAAACTGTGTTCAAATGTCagagataaaagaaatatttaattggtagttgttatttttaaaagtaactgtTTTCAacttattctttttctctggaattattttcttctaatctttGCTATCACCTGCATGATTTTCAGATATTATATGAAATGTCATCTCCTCAGAGAGGACCCCCTAACCTCCTgttgccaaaaaaataaaataacagaagtcAAGGCCTAAATGAACATGCCAATTCATAAATATAGAATTGTCTAACTTTATTATGGTATAAAACAAATACCCTGAATGCATGCAGATAACCGGCACATGGCTAAAAAGCTGCAGTAATTTTTTAAGCTCTATTTGTGTGGAATTAAAGTTATAGTTATGTTATTCTACTCTTAGTAAAGAGTTGGCAGATAGTCGATTCGTGTTAGTAATTATAATTGCTAACCCCgtgttttactttcaaaattATAAGTATACTCTATAGTTTCTCCTGGTATATATCTAGGCATATTATTCATACCCTTCAACATTTCTTGGTAAGGTTGGATTCGGTTCTGTTTCCCACAAATTTAAAATAGCCACCTAATTGTTCtcatatcattttatattaattttattcacAACACTTTATTTTCTGGTGTATTTTTATTTGGTGTATTTGTCCACATATGTTAGACTATCATCTCTAATGCCAATCAATGGATGCATGAACACTTTTGAGTTTATGTTGGAGTCGAAAATTCAATCTTGTATAGAGACAACCATGTACATTAAAATTTAGATATATTAAAGTTTTTTCTTGACATatgtaataactaaaataaacatttatttgccAGTAGCAGGCAAATGCAAATAGCCTTTTAAATGTTAATTAGTAAATGCATGATTTGATATTAGTCTCTGAAAATTAAGGCTTGTGAAACTCTTAACACAGTTGTGAAATGTAAATATGTTTTCACTTACCAGCAGCTGTAATCAAGATAATGGGCTTTTCCATAGCTATTAGAAACACAGCAATTACTTTAATGTGCAACTTAAACATGAGCACAGTTCTAGCATTTGCTGATTGCTATTTCCTCTCTTGGATAAGATAGTCTTGGATAggtaattaatattaattaaattcACTGAGCTTCAAATACAATGGTCTGAGAGGAAATTGAAACATAATAAGTTTACGTAGCTTTTCGTGtaataaaactgagaaaatgagggaaagaaTAATGGGGAAGTCTTTAAATTTCTGGCTTTCCATTTATGAGGTAATTCGGATCAATTAccttgttatttcattttctttttccagtgctGATTGATAATTTTGCTATCTGTATCATCTGTATTGCCCGTGAGGAAGATTTGCTGGCAAAAGTGTAGCCATGTTTTGCTCCAACTGTACTTCCTTATGTCCATTTCCCAATGTTGAGTCTGAATAACTAGTGAATTGGACCTTTGGAAAGAAATTAAGTACATGCATAGAAAATTTGCAAGTTGGCAAATTCTTATTTTCTGCTCTCATGTATGGAATATGTGTGGAGAATTCAGGCTTTTTATGGGCTTTTCAAAAACAgcgttttggccgggcgcggtggctcaagcctgtaatcccagcactttgggaggccgagacgggcggatcacgaggtcgggagatcgagaccatcctggctaacatggtgaaaccccgtctctactaaaaaatacaaaaaaaaaaaaaaaaaaaaaaaaactagccgggcgaggtggcgggcgcctgtagtcccagctactcgggaggctgaggcaggagaatggcgtaaacccgggaggcggagcttgcagtgagctgagatccggccactgcactccagcctgggcggcagagcgagactctgtctcaaaaaaaaaaaaacaaaaaaaaaaaaccacagcgTTTTGATTTTGGATATAAATTGCAAAATAGTTCAAGTGCATATATTTCCCACACCAGGAAACATACCACAGGCATAAAGGAGATGCCAATATAATAGTAGTACTTAATTCAATTAATGCCTTTCCTCTTAAATGCAtttgattttatatctttattaatCATTATAGAGTCACTTCATGGCAATAATGAACATAATTTACTCTCGGAACCTAACTATATTCTCATTTTAGcattacatatgtgtatatattttcaatataaaaaatatatataccctCATACACATATACCAtgttgtatatatgtacatatacgaTATtgtatatgtgcacatacatatattcaCCATTGTGAGACACTTTCAGGTAGttatctttttcagtttttttccatttgtgtaaGTGGGGCAGTCAGAAGTGTGAAGATGAGCAGAGTCCAATGTGTGTCACTCTTAGAGCTTGATAAAAtattgatctttattatttattcacaCTTCTGACTGCTCTACTTATACAAAGCACATAATTGCCTAAGAACTACCtgaatgtatatgtataaaattgtatatatatgtacatgagGATTTTTTGTGGGTGAAAGTCTATAGTTTCaacatattctttaaaatttttgcctcTAAAAGTTGAGGAAAATATAGGAAGAGGAGAGGGACTCTGAATGAATTGTATTTCAGGGAATAGTCACGGTTGTCTGCCTCAGGACTGAGAATGAAGACCAACTTGACTTTGTCATTAATTTGGGGGATTATCCACTGTGAGGTCATTCAAAAATTGTCCCAAACTTTGACATACTGATGTAGTATATATTTTGAAGGATGAGttttaaaaggggaaagaaaaccaTAACCAAACACAAAGATATGTTAAGTTTTCACTGCTTGAGGTAAAGAGACCAGTTTTTATAAATACtttgctattattactatttaaaaacatgaatacaAAGAAGAGTATTTATGTAAggaaataattacataattacttACCCAAATAATTACTcttatttctattcatttttagtttttaaaaattaaatttagttttttttttaatttttcatctcaGATGATCTAGGAAGCAGTTCAAAACAGTGATAATAAACATTGGATTTGCTAAACTGCATTGAACCTTTGTAGTATcatagaaagggaaagagagagggtcaaaaaaccaagaaaaaagacaaagggaccagcagaggagaggaaaggagagaggaagagggagggagggaagaagagagagagaaagagagattctCTCACTGAGAAGCATGATAAGCAGTGAGGTATTATTTCTTTCCGTGATTCCTAAGTAGCAGCATCAATGAGTATTTCCTACATATGGAGTATCAGAAATGTCACTGTCAGAGTTGATATTTACTGGAGCAGAGCAAAGGAGTTTGGGGATTGGCCTATCATTAGAAGCCGTAGTTACTCCATTAAGGCAAGTGATAACCTTTACATGAAACTGGTCATTTAAAAGCTGACATTTGATTTACCTGTGTACCCAGTCTCCACTGTAATTTTCTGCCTCCAGACAAGTAGGGAATTGTGTTCAACTTAAGTTTAGGGCACAGAAAGAGTCtgctccattaaaagaaaaactacaaattgACAGACAATGTAGTTAGTTGCAAGGAGAATTATTGGGAAAAGATTGACGTTGCTTTTACGAATAGAATGTTGAGAAGAAaggcaatagcaacaaaaataaaaatatcacatacTGCCATGGTAATAATGTTTCTTAATTGACACATTAAAGCAGGATAAGTCCCCATGAGACTTT from Macaca fascicularis isolate 582-1 chromosome 4, T2T-MFA8v1.1 includes these protein-coding regions:
- the LOC102146528 gene encoding ubiquitin-conjugating enzyme E2 C-like isoform X2, coding for MASQNCDPAATSVTAAGKGAELSGGAARGPVGKRLQQELMTLMSGDKGISGSICLDILKDKWSALYDVRTILLSIQSLLGKPNIDSPLNTHAAELWKNPTAFKKYLQ
- the LOC102146528 gene encoding ubiquitin-conjugating enzyme E2 C-like isoform X1, whose translation is MASQNCDPAATSVTAAGKGAELSGGAARGPVGKRLQQELMTLMSGDKGISAFPESDNLFKWVGTIHGAAGTVYEDLRYKLSLEFPGGYPYNAPTVKFLTPCYHPNVDTQGSICLDILKDKWSALYDVRTILLSIQSLLGKPNIDSPLNTHAAELWKNPTAFKKYLQ
- the LOC102146528 gene encoding ubiquitin-conjugating enzyme E2 C-like isoform X3 — translated: MASQNCDPAATSVTAAGKGAELSGGAARGPVGKRLQQELMTLMSGDKGISAFPESDNLFKWVGTIHGAAGTENPTLIVP